A genomic segment from Flavobacterium inviolabile encodes:
- the porG gene encoding type IX secretion system protein PorG: protein MSRILIVFLLVFSATTSQAQINELGVFLGGTNYVGDVGPTSYIAPKDFGFGILYKWNRSTRHAYRISYTQGKISSSDADSKVSGRKDRGYSFENSVKELSLALEFNFFDFDLHNSGPLTTPYIATGVSFFRYDELYIINGRTRTDDSRNAMAIPIIAGIKTRLTDNLILGFEVGARYTFTDNLDGSNPRNDQYKKLQFGNLNSNDWYVFSGVTLTYTFGQNPCFCAE from the coding sequence ATGAGTCGAATCCTTATTGTTTTTTTACTGGTATTCTCTGCCACAACTTCGCAAGCTCAGATTAATGAGTTGGGAGTCTTTTTAGGCGGAACCAACTATGTGGGAGATGTGGGACCAACAAGCTATATTGCTCCTAAAGACTTCGGTTTTGGTATTTTATACAAATGGAACCGAAGCACCAGACATGCCTACAGAATTTCCTATACTCAGGGAAAAATAAGCTCCAGCGATGCCGATTCCAAAGTATCCGGCAGAAAAGACAGAGGCTATAGCTTTGAAAATTCTGTAAAAGAATTATCTTTAGCCCTTGAATTCAATTTCTTTGATTTTGATTTACACAATTCAGGACCCTTAACAACTCCGTATATTGCTACCGGAGTGAGTTTTTTCCGATATGATGAATTGTATATTATAAACGGTAGAACCCGAACAGACGATTCAAGAAATGCCATGGCTATACCTATTATTGCCGGGATAAAAACAAGATTAACAGACAATCTTATTCTTGGATTTGAAGTCGGAGCGCGTTATACTTTCACCGATAATTTAGATGGAAGTAACCCAAGGAATGATCAATATAAAAAATTACAATTTGGTAATTTAAACAGTAATGATTGGTATGTATTTTCCGGAGTTACCTTAACGTATACTTTTGGTCAAAACCCATGCTTTTGTGCAGAATAA
- a CDS encoding isoprenyl transferase encodes MDLEITINKDNLPRHLAIIMDGNGRWAKQKGMLRAFGHENGTKSVRETVECCAKLGIEFLTLYAFSTENWNRPKLEVETLMKLLIKSLKAELPTLQKNNIKLNCIGNTQHLPDSVQKELLEVIEKTKNNTQMTLTLALSYGSREELIAAIKNISDKVKNNIISSGDIDESIINQHLYTHNLPDVDLVIRTSGEHRISNFLLWQIAYAEFYFTEVLWPDFRQKDLYEAIISYQKRERRFGKTSEQIK; translated from the coding sequence ATGGATTTAGAAATTACGATTAATAAAGACAACCTTCCCAGACATTTAGCCATCATTATGGATGGTAATGGACGTTGGGCCAAACAAAAAGGCATGCTTCGTGCTTTTGGTCATGAAAACGGTACAAAATCGGTTCGAGAAACGGTTGAATGCTGCGCAAAATTAGGAATTGAATTCCTGACTCTTTATGCCTTTTCCACAGAAAACTGGAATCGTCCTAAACTTGAAGTGGAAACTTTAATGAAACTTTTAATCAAGTCATTAAAAGCAGAACTTCCCACCCTTCAAAAAAACAACATTAAGCTTAACTGTATCGGCAACACACAACACCTGCCGGATTCTGTGCAAAAAGAACTTCTCGAGGTAATCGAAAAGACAAAAAACAACACGCAGATGACGTTAACACTGGCTTTGAGCTATGGTTCCCGCGAAGAGTTAATCGCCGCAATTAAAAACATTAGCGATAAAGTTAAAAATAATATAATTTCATCAGGCGATATTGATGAATCAATTATAAATCAGCATCTTTACACGCACAATTTACCTGACGTAGATTTAGTAATACGAACCAGTGGCGAGCACCGTATAAGTAATTTCTTATTATGGCAAATCGCATACGCCGAGTTCTATTTTACGGAAGTACTATGGCCTGATTTTAGACAAAAAGATTTATATGAAGCAATTATCAGCTATCAAAAAAGAGAACGTAGATTTGGAAAAACAAGCGAACAAATTAAATAA